A single window of Xiphophorus hellerii strain 12219 chromosome 12, Xiphophorus_hellerii-4.1, whole genome shotgun sequence DNA harbors:
- the ulk1a gene encoding serine/threonine-protein kinase ULK1a isoform X2: MFISMESVGKFEFNRKDLVGHGAFAVVFKGRHKEKRDWEVAVKCINKKNFSKSQALLGKEIKILKELRHENIVRLLDYQEMGGCIYLIMEYCNGGDLAEYLQTKGTLSEDTIRVFLQQIAKAMKVLQSKGILHRDLKPQNILLCHPEGRKSSSINTSIKIADFGFARHLQLNTMAATLCGSPMYMAPEVIMSQNYDAKADLWSIGTIVYQCLTGKAPFHASSPQELRLFYESNETLLPSIPKETSAYLRHLLLGLLQRNHKERMSFEEFFHHPFLESSSPAKTCLPSSVISYTNTGSGSSSCSSSTSQLASPQHSDGELHLRTQNATGLQSKAKAPKGCRSPPSCAEDYVMVPAELSSVTHEYTRELEDGSPTEIFLTINGRCPLTRRGSEPLRRTPAHPSLLHSPNKPVSNPVALNGRKCSPSVPIPVPTQIHNYQRMARNLQPVNVTPLQCGRRRASCPGVVANFPKLAKGGAKPEQSSPTAGMTPKTSEQIFPLSTRTGLLTGSPDAQVTASHKHVQPRKPNRTRTASNLQCLDQSPAFQNNISRRPAIKKGPFKRSLSTGRLSDMLLKAAFGANLFEEGCDRGFSWENSTDTTAPPTGCYKVFQFSDSPPPAVFAMGSPPQGNLLSCSPTYFNSGWILNACPLQRGSRQKSETEAMDAIPESGLIFHPPELPEDTLMEQVHTDALSDLRFTLAFVTCVMELASSRGPAPEDFGSPDISFLEQSIVTDQISLLSREWSYAEQLVLYMKAEEFLSSALHTAKENIKQGQLQTSSSVKQVIRKLNNLYKNCVTYCRSLNDRLQTFLLDKQKLMDRFNSLTAEKLIYGHTVHMIQSAALDEMFHHGAASVQRYNKALLLMEGLSRILTEQKDIDSIEKCKKCIERRLSALQTEW; this comes from the exons atgtttatatcCATGGAGTCTGTTGGGAAGTTTGAGTTCAACAGGAAAGACTTGGTTGGTCACGGTGCCTTTGCTGTTGTGTTCAAAGGCAGACACAAAGAG aAGCGTGACTGGGAAGTTGCTGTAAAGTGCATCAACAAGAAAAACTTTTCCAAATCACAGGCTTTGCTtggaaaagaaatcaaaatattaaag GAACTCAGACATGAGAATATTGTCAGACTACTTGATTATCAG GAGATGGGTGGATGTATTTATCTCATAATGGAG TACTGCAATGGAGGTGATCTGGCAGAGTATCTCCAAA CCAAAGGAACACTTAGTGAGGATACCATCCGGGTATTCCTTCAGCAGATTGCTAAGGCCATGAAGGTCCTGCAGAGCAAAGGCATCCTCCATAGAGACCTGAAGCCCCAGAATATTTTGCTCTGCCACCCAGAGGGGCGCAAGTCCAGCTCCATAAATACCAGCATTAAGATCG CTGATTTTGGATTTGCACGGCACCTGCAATTAAACACTATGGCTGCTACACTGTGTGGCTCTCCCATGTACATG GCTCCTGAGGTCATCATGTCCCAGAACTATGATGCCAAGGCCGATCTGTGGAGCATAGGCACTATTGTATACCAGTGTCTGACTGGAAAAGCTCCCTTTCAT GCCAGTTCGCCACAAGAGCTCCGTCTGTTCTATGAAAGCAACGAAACTCTGCTACCCAG CATCCCAAAGGAGACTTCAGCTTACCTAAGGCACCTGCTTCTGGGGCTTCTGCAGAGAAACCACAAGGAGCGGATGAGTTTTG AAGAGTTTTTCCACCATCCTTTCTTGGAGTCAAGTTCGCCGGCAAAAACAT GTTTGCCTTCTTCTGTAATCTCCTACACCAACACTGGATCAGGCAGCtcttcctgcagctcctccacatcTCAGCTCGCCTCGCCACAA CATTCCGATGGAGAGCTGCACCTGCGAACACAAAACGCCACCGGCTTACAGAGCAAAGCAAAAGCACCTAAAGGCTGTAGAAGCCCACCGTCATGTGCTGAAGATTATGTCATGGTGCCAGCTGAGCTGTCCAGTGTGACGC atgagtACACAAGGGAGCTGGAAGATGGGTCTCCCACTGAAATTTTCCTAACAATCAATGG GAGGTGTCCACTGACCAGGAGAGGTTCTGAACCCTTGAGAAGGACACCAGCACATCCTTCACTTCTGCACTCTCCCAACAAGCCCGTTAG CAATCCAGTTGCATTAAATGGCCGCAAATGCAGCCCGTCTGTACCGATTCCCGTCCCAACTCAAATTCACAACTACCAGCGCATGGCGCGGAATCTGCAACCAGTCAATGTAACCCCACTGCAGTGTGGACGGCGTCGAGCTTCGTGCCCAGGTGTTGTCGCTAACTTCCCAAAACTGGCAAAAGGAGGAGCGAAGCCAGAACAGTCCTCCCCAACAG CTGGAATGACCCCAAAGACCTCTGAGCAGATTTTCCCGCTCAGCACAAGAACTGGACTGCTGACTGGTTCCCCCGATGCACAGGTCACTGCAAGCCACAAG caTGTTCAACCCAGAAAGCCAAACCGAACCAGGACAGCGTCAAACCTGCAATGCCTCGATCAATCTCCTGCTTTCCAGAACAACATCAGCAGGAGGCCGGCCATTAAAAAGGGTCCCTTTAAAAg GTCCCTCAGCACGGGCAGGCTTTCTGACATGCTGCTGAAAGCGGCCTTTGGAGCTAATCTGTTTGAAGAAGGATGCGATCGTGGCTTCAGCTGGGAGAACAGCACTGATACAACAG CTCCACCTACTGGATGTTAtaaagtttttcagttttcagacaGCCCGCCTCCTGCAGTTTTTGCCATGGGTTCTCCACCACAGGGAAACCTGCTCTCAT GCTCTCCCACCTACTTTAACTCTGGTTGGATACTGAACGCTTGTCCTCTCCAACGAGGAAGCCGACAAAAAAGTGAGACTGAAGCAATGGATGCCATCCCAGAGAGCGGTTTGATTTTCCACCCTCCAGAGCTCCCTGAAGATACACTGATGGAG CAGGTTCATACAGATGCTCTGAGTGATTTACGCTTCACTTTGGCTTTTGTCACTTGTGTTATGGAGTTGGCTTCCTCAAGAGGCCCAGCGCCGGAGGACTTTGGCAGTCCTGATATTTCCTTTTTAGAGCAGAGCATTGTGACAGATCAGATCAGCCTTCTGAGCAGAGAGTGGAG CTATGCAGAGCAGTTGGTGTTGTACATGAAAGCTGAAGAGTTTCTGTCCTCTGCACTGCATACtgcaaaggaaaacataaaacaaggcCAACTCCAGACCTCTTCGTCAGTCAAACAAG tgATCAGGAAGCTCAACAACTTGTACAAGAACTGCGTGACCTATTGTCGCTCCCTGAACGATCGGCTCCAGACCTTCTTGCTTGACAAACAGAAGCTCATGGACCGCTTCAATAGCCTCACAGCAGAGAAGCTCATCTATGGCCACACTGTGCATATG ATTCAATCTGCTGCTTTGGATGAGATGTTCCACCACGGTGCAGCGTCGGTGCAGCGCTACAATAAAGCTCTTCTGCTGATGGAGGGTCTATCCCGAATCCTCACAGAGCAAAAGGACATTGACAGCATTGAAAAAT GTAAGAAGTGCATTGAGCGACGCCTTTCAGCTTTGCAGACAGAATGGTAA
- the ulk1a gene encoding serine/threonine-protein kinase ULK1a isoform X3: MFISMESVGKFEFNRKDLVGHGAFAVVFKGRHKEKRDWEVAVKCINKKNFSKSQALLGKEIKILKELRHENIVRLLDYQEMGGCIYLIMEYCNGGDLAEYLQTKGTLSEDTIRVFLQQIAKAMKVLQSKGILHRDLKPQNILLCHPEGRKSSSINTSIKIADFGFARHLQLNTMAATLCGSPMYMAPEVIMSQNYDAKADLWSIGTIVYQCLTGKAPFHASSPQELRLFYESNETLLPSIPKETSAYLRHLLLGLLQRNHKERMSFEEFFHHPFLESSSPAKTSGLPSSVISYTNTGSGSSSCSSSTSQLASPQHSDGELHLRTQNATGLQSKAKAPKGCRSPPSCAEDYVMVPAELSSVTHEYTRELEDGSPTEIFLTINGRCPLTRRGSEPLRRTPAHPSLLHSPNKPVSNPVALNGRKCSPSVPIPVPTQIHNYQRMARNLQPVNVTPLQCGRRRASCPGVVANFPKLAKGGAKPEQSSPTAGMTPKTSEQIFPLSTRTGLLTGSPDAQVTASHKHVQPRKPNRTRTASNLQCLDQSPAFQNNISRRPAIKKGPFKRSLSTGRLSDMLLKAAFGANLFEEGCDRGFSWENSTDTTAPPTGCYKVFQFSDSPPPAVFAMGSPPQGNLLSCSPTYFNSGWILNACPLQRGSRQKSETEAMDAIPESGLIFHPPELPEDTLMEVHTDALSDLRFTLAFVTCVMELASSRGPAPEDFGSPDISFLEQSIVTDQISLLSREWSYAEQLVLYMKAEEFLSSALHTAKENIKQGQLQTSSSVKQVIRKLNNLYKNCVTYCRSLNDRLQTFLLDKQKLMDRFNSLTAEKLIYGHTVHMIQSAALDEMFHHGAASVQRYNKALLLMEGLSRILTEQKDIDSIEKCKKCIERRLSALQTEW; this comes from the exons atgtttatatcCATGGAGTCTGTTGGGAAGTTTGAGTTCAACAGGAAAGACTTGGTTGGTCACGGTGCCTTTGCTGTTGTGTTCAAAGGCAGACACAAAGAG aAGCGTGACTGGGAAGTTGCTGTAAAGTGCATCAACAAGAAAAACTTTTCCAAATCACAGGCTTTGCTtggaaaagaaatcaaaatattaaag GAACTCAGACATGAGAATATTGTCAGACTACTTGATTATCAG GAGATGGGTGGATGTATTTATCTCATAATGGAG TACTGCAATGGAGGTGATCTGGCAGAGTATCTCCAAA CCAAAGGAACACTTAGTGAGGATACCATCCGGGTATTCCTTCAGCAGATTGCTAAGGCCATGAAGGTCCTGCAGAGCAAAGGCATCCTCCATAGAGACCTGAAGCCCCAGAATATTTTGCTCTGCCACCCAGAGGGGCGCAAGTCCAGCTCCATAAATACCAGCATTAAGATCG CTGATTTTGGATTTGCACGGCACCTGCAATTAAACACTATGGCTGCTACACTGTGTGGCTCTCCCATGTACATG GCTCCTGAGGTCATCATGTCCCAGAACTATGATGCCAAGGCCGATCTGTGGAGCATAGGCACTATTGTATACCAGTGTCTGACTGGAAAAGCTCCCTTTCAT GCCAGTTCGCCACAAGAGCTCCGTCTGTTCTATGAAAGCAACGAAACTCTGCTACCCAG CATCCCAAAGGAGACTTCAGCTTACCTAAGGCACCTGCTTCTGGGGCTTCTGCAGAGAAACCACAAGGAGCGGATGAGTTTTG AAGAGTTTTTCCACCATCCTTTCTTGGAGTCAAGTTCGCCGGCAAAAACAT CAGGTTTGCCTTCTTCTGTAATCTCCTACACCAACACTGGATCAGGCAGCtcttcctgcagctcctccacatcTCAGCTCGCCTCGCCACAA CATTCCGATGGAGAGCTGCACCTGCGAACACAAAACGCCACCGGCTTACAGAGCAAAGCAAAAGCACCTAAAGGCTGTAGAAGCCCACCGTCATGTGCTGAAGATTATGTCATGGTGCCAGCTGAGCTGTCCAGTGTGACGC atgagtACACAAGGGAGCTGGAAGATGGGTCTCCCACTGAAATTTTCCTAACAATCAATGG GAGGTGTCCACTGACCAGGAGAGGTTCTGAACCCTTGAGAAGGACACCAGCACATCCTTCACTTCTGCACTCTCCCAACAAGCCCGTTAG CAATCCAGTTGCATTAAATGGCCGCAAATGCAGCCCGTCTGTACCGATTCCCGTCCCAACTCAAATTCACAACTACCAGCGCATGGCGCGGAATCTGCAACCAGTCAATGTAACCCCACTGCAGTGTGGACGGCGTCGAGCTTCGTGCCCAGGTGTTGTCGCTAACTTCCCAAAACTGGCAAAAGGAGGAGCGAAGCCAGAACAGTCCTCCCCAACAG CTGGAATGACCCCAAAGACCTCTGAGCAGATTTTCCCGCTCAGCACAAGAACTGGACTGCTGACTGGTTCCCCCGATGCACAGGTCACTGCAAGCCACAAG caTGTTCAACCCAGAAAGCCAAACCGAACCAGGACAGCGTCAAACCTGCAATGCCTCGATCAATCTCCTGCTTTCCAGAACAACATCAGCAGGAGGCCGGCCATTAAAAAGGGTCCCTTTAAAAg GTCCCTCAGCACGGGCAGGCTTTCTGACATGCTGCTGAAAGCGGCCTTTGGAGCTAATCTGTTTGAAGAAGGATGCGATCGTGGCTTCAGCTGGGAGAACAGCACTGATACAACAG CTCCACCTACTGGATGTTAtaaagtttttcagttttcagacaGCCCGCCTCCTGCAGTTTTTGCCATGGGTTCTCCACCACAGGGAAACCTGCTCTCAT GCTCTCCCACCTACTTTAACTCTGGTTGGATACTGAACGCTTGTCCTCTCCAACGAGGAAGCCGACAAAAAAGTGAGACTGAAGCAATGGATGCCATCCCAGAGAGCGGTTTGATTTTCCACCCTCCAGAGCTCCCTGAAGATACACTGATGGAG GTTCATACAGATGCTCTGAGTGATTTACGCTTCACTTTGGCTTTTGTCACTTGTGTTATGGAGTTGGCTTCCTCAAGAGGCCCAGCGCCGGAGGACTTTGGCAGTCCTGATATTTCCTTTTTAGAGCAGAGCATTGTGACAGATCAGATCAGCCTTCTGAGCAGAGAGTGGAG CTATGCAGAGCAGTTGGTGTTGTACATGAAAGCTGAAGAGTTTCTGTCCTCTGCACTGCATACtgcaaaggaaaacataaaacaaggcCAACTCCAGACCTCTTCGTCAGTCAAACAAG tgATCAGGAAGCTCAACAACTTGTACAAGAACTGCGTGACCTATTGTCGCTCCCTGAACGATCGGCTCCAGACCTTCTTGCTTGACAAACAGAAGCTCATGGACCGCTTCAATAGCCTCACAGCAGAGAAGCTCATCTATGGCCACACTGTGCATATG ATTCAATCTGCTGCTTTGGATGAGATGTTCCACCACGGTGCAGCGTCGGTGCAGCGCTACAATAAAGCTCTTCTGCTGATGGAGGGTCTATCCCGAATCCTCACAGAGCAAAAGGACATTGACAGCATTGAAAAAT GTAAGAAGTGCATTGAGCGACGCCTTTCAGCTTTGCAGACAGAATGGTAA
- the ulk1a gene encoding serine/threonine-protein kinase ULK1a isoform X1 has translation MFISMESVGKFEFNRKDLVGHGAFAVVFKGRHKEKRDWEVAVKCINKKNFSKSQALLGKEIKILKELRHENIVRLLDYQEMGGCIYLIMEYCNGGDLAEYLQTKGTLSEDTIRVFLQQIAKAMKVLQSKGILHRDLKPQNILLCHPEGRKSSSINTSIKIADFGFARHLQLNTMAATLCGSPMYMAPEVIMSQNYDAKADLWSIGTIVYQCLTGKAPFHASSPQELRLFYESNETLLPSIPKETSAYLRHLLLGLLQRNHKERMSFEEFFHHPFLESSSPAKTSGLPSSVISYTNTGSGSSSCSSSTSQLASPQHSDGELHLRTQNATGLQSKAKAPKGCRSPPSCAEDYVMVPAELSSVTHEYTRELEDGSPTEIFLTINGRCPLTRRGSEPLRRTPAHPSLLHSPNKPVSNPVALNGRKCSPSVPIPVPTQIHNYQRMARNLQPVNVTPLQCGRRRASCPGVVANFPKLAKGGAKPEQSSPTAGMTPKTSEQIFPLSTRTGLLTGSPDAQVTASHKHVQPRKPNRTRTASNLQCLDQSPAFQNNISRRPAIKKGPFKRSLSTGRLSDMLLKAAFGANLFEEGCDRGFSWENSTDTTAPPTGCYKVFQFSDSPPPAVFAMGSPPQGNLLSCSPTYFNSGWILNACPLQRGSRQKSETEAMDAIPESGLIFHPPELPEDTLMEQVHTDALSDLRFTLAFVTCVMELASSRGPAPEDFGSPDISFLEQSIVTDQISLLSREWSYAEQLVLYMKAEEFLSSALHTAKENIKQGQLQTSSSVKQVIRKLNNLYKNCVTYCRSLNDRLQTFLLDKQKLMDRFNSLTAEKLIYGHTVHMIQSAALDEMFHHGAASVQRYNKALLLMEGLSRILTEQKDIDSIEKCKKCIERRLSALQTEW, from the exons atgtttatatcCATGGAGTCTGTTGGGAAGTTTGAGTTCAACAGGAAAGACTTGGTTGGTCACGGTGCCTTTGCTGTTGTGTTCAAAGGCAGACACAAAGAG aAGCGTGACTGGGAAGTTGCTGTAAAGTGCATCAACAAGAAAAACTTTTCCAAATCACAGGCTTTGCTtggaaaagaaatcaaaatattaaag GAACTCAGACATGAGAATATTGTCAGACTACTTGATTATCAG GAGATGGGTGGATGTATTTATCTCATAATGGAG TACTGCAATGGAGGTGATCTGGCAGAGTATCTCCAAA CCAAAGGAACACTTAGTGAGGATACCATCCGGGTATTCCTTCAGCAGATTGCTAAGGCCATGAAGGTCCTGCAGAGCAAAGGCATCCTCCATAGAGACCTGAAGCCCCAGAATATTTTGCTCTGCCACCCAGAGGGGCGCAAGTCCAGCTCCATAAATACCAGCATTAAGATCG CTGATTTTGGATTTGCACGGCACCTGCAATTAAACACTATGGCTGCTACACTGTGTGGCTCTCCCATGTACATG GCTCCTGAGGTCATCATGTCCCAGAACTATGATGCCAAGGCCGATCTGTGGAGCATAGGCACTATTGTATACCAGTGTCTGACTGGAAAAGCTCCCTTTCAT GCCAGTTCGCCACAAGAGCTCCGTCTGTTCTATGAAAGCAACGAAACTCTGCTACCCAG CATCCCAAAGGAGACTTCAGCTTACCTAAGGCACCTGCTTCTGGGGCTTCTGCAGAGAAACCACAAGGAGCGGATGAGTTTTG AAGAGTTTTTCCACCATCCTTTCTTGGAGTCAAGTTCGCCGGCAAAAACAT CAGGTTTGCCTTCTTCTGTAATCTCCTACACCAACACTGGATCAGGCAGCtcttcctgcagctcctccacatcTCAGCTCGCCTCGCCACAA CATTCCGATGGAGAGCTGCACCTGCGAACACAAAACGCCACCGGCTTACAGAGCAAAGCAAAAGCACCTAAAGGCTGTAGAAGCCCACCGTCATGTGCTGAAGATTATGTCATGGTGCCAGCTGAGCTGTCCAGTGTGACGC atgagtACACAAGGGAGCTGGAAGATGGGTCTCCCACTGAAATTTTCCTAACAATCAATGG GAGGTGTCCACTGACCAGGAGAGGTTCTGAACCCTTGAGAAGGACACCAGCACATCCTTCACTTCTGCACTCTCCCAACAAGCCCGTTAG CAATCCAGTTGCATTAAATGGCCGCAAATGCAGCCCGTCTGTACCGATTCCCGTCCCAACTCAAATTCACAACTACCAGCGCATGGCGCGGAATCTGCAACCAGTCAATGTAACCCCACTGCAGTGTGGACGGCGTCGAGCTTCGTGCCCAGGTGTTGTCGCTAACTTCCCAAAACTGGCAAAAGGAGGAGCGAAGCCAGAACAGTCCTCCCCAACAG CTGGAATGACCCCAAAGACCTCTGAGCAGATTTTCCCGCTCAGCACAAGAACTGGACTGCTGACTGGTTCCCCCGATGCACAGGTCACTGCAAGCCACAAG caTGTTCAACCCAGAAAGCCAAACCGAACCAGGACAGCGTCAAACCTGCAATGCCTCGATCAATCTCCTGCTTTCCAGAACAACATCAGCAGGAGGCCGGCCATTAAAAAGGGTCCCTTTAAAAg GTCCCTCAGCACGGGCAGGCTTTCTGACATGCTGCTGAAAGCGGCCTTTGGAGCTAATCTGTTTGAAGAAGGATGCGATCGTGGCTTCAGCTGGGAGAACAGCACTGATACAACAG CTCCACCTACTGGATGTTAtaaagtttttcagttttcagacaGCCCGCCTCCTGCAGTTTTTGCCATGGGTTCTCCACCACAGGGAAACCTGCTCTCAT GCTCTCCCACCTACTTTAACTCTGGTTGGATACTGAACGCTTGTCCTCTCCAACGAGGAAGCCGACAAAAAAGTGAGACTGAAGCAATGGATGCCATCCCAGAGAGCGGTTTGATTTTCCACCCTCCAGAGCTCCCTGAAGATACACTGATGGAG CAGGTTCATACAGATGCTCTGAGTGATTTACGCTTCACTTTGGCTTTTGTCACTTGTGTTATGGAGTTGGCTTCCTCAAGAGGCCCAGCGCCGGAGGACTTTGGCAGTCCTGATATTTCCTTTTTAGAGCAGAGCATTGTGACAGATCAGATCAGCCTTCTGAGCAGAGAGTGGAG CTATGCAGAGCAGTTGGTGTTGTACATGAAAGCTGAAGAGTTTCTGTCCTCTGCACTGCATACtgcaaaggaaaacataaaacaaggcCAACTCCAGACCTCTTCGTCAGTCAAACAAG tgATCAGGAAGCTCAACAACTTGTACAAGAACTGCGTGACCTATTGTCGCTCCCTGAACGATCGGCTCCAGACCTTCTTGCTTGACAAACAGAAGCTCATGGACCGCTTCAATAGCCTCACAGCAGAGAAGCTCATCTATGGCCACACTGTGCATATG ATTCAATCTGCTGCTTTGGATGAGATGTTCCACCACGGTGCAGCGTCGGTGCAGCGCTACAATAAAGCTCTTCTGCTGATGGAGGGTCTATCCCGAATCCTCACAGAGCAAAAGGACATTGACAGCATTGAAAAAT GTAAGAAGTGCATTGAGCGACGCCTTTCAGCTTTGCAGACAGAATGGTAA